The Nymphaea colorata isolate Beijing-Zhang1983 chromosome 7, ASM883128v2, whole genome shotgun sequence DNA window AAGGCCTGTGAGCCTAAAGCCCAGACTTTACATTGTTTTATATATCTAAACATCGTGTTTATGGCTCAAAACCAAACCATGTGTGTGAGCTAAGCGGGGTAAGCGCTTGGAGCAAGCCTGGGCTTAGGGTGGATCTTGAGGGGCATGGCCCTCTGCAAAGTGATTCCATAAGCCTCATCCATATTTAATGTCTCTGAAGGCTGACCCGCCGGCAGCTCCCATCTGAACCCATGGACCAAGGTTGCGGTCATCAGCTGTACCATCCTTATGCCCATGCTCATGCCAGGGCAAATTCTTCGGCCTGCCCCGAAAGGTATCACTTCAAAGTCATTCCCCCTTACATCTATGTGCTCATATTTGGATCCAGGCAAGAACCTCTCCGGCTGGAATTTCAGTGGATCGGTCCATATGCTCGGGTCCCGGCTGATAGCCCAGACGTTGACCAACAGGTGCGCACCCTTGGGGATGTGGTAGCCAGCAACCTGGCAGCTTTCACTGGCAATGCGCGGGAGGGAGAGCGGCGTCGATGGGTGGAGGCGGAATGTCTCCTTGACAGTTGCCTGCAGATACGTCAGATTTGATATGTCTGATTCCTTGACCAGCCGGTCCCTGCCGACAATAGAATCAAGTTCGGCCTGAACTTTCTTTTGGATGTGGGGGTGCTGGATCAGCTCGGCAATTGCCCATTCCACCGTGCTTGTTGAAGTGTCGGTACCAGCTGTAAACATATCCTGCATTTGCAAATGCCTTGTAATTAGTGATGACGATGACATACAGGAGGCAGGCAGATAGACCAAGGTTTGGTGAGACCGATATTCATGACAGGTGAAAACACAATTAATTTGCCTATTTCTTGCTTGTGTACTCTTGAATTTAAATGAAACATGTAGTTATCTATCAACCTTTCAAAATTGCTACTTATTCCAAGCTACCCACCAATCGAGAATTAATGAaaccaaaaatatatatacatatatatatatatgtggagagagagagagtggaataAGCCATGCGGTTAAAAACATCATAAACTATAATCATGTTGCTAAAAATTTGTAActacagtttcaaaatttttgttatcTAGCGACCTCTGAGCGGCCAGTTACATTGGAGAGAAAATGAGTGGAAATTGTGTTGTATTTTCCAATCTTTTAAGAAGTTATTTTTGCCAACAAAAATAGAGTACTACCATACGTTTATTGTAAAAATGATGCAGTTTATTGTAAAAATGGTGGAGAAAGTCTTGAAAATGTACGCACCTTTGTAAAAGAATTTCTAAAATACCTATgtctcccttctttcttttctatttcataTTTGTTGCGAAGTGTGCAACTTGATTTAAGGATTAAGAAAAACCACAATTCATATGAatgaaaggagaaggagagaaaaagagagagagacagttaGCAAGGCTTTGATGTCAATATCCGTCAGCTTGCCATTTAGACCATCAAGACCGACGGGATCATCCTTCAGCCGCAGCAGCACGCTGAGAAAGTCGCCCTGCAATCCAACGCTAGAAGAGCACTCATGCTCATCCATAATCCTCTGCATGAAGCCATCGTGCCTCCGGTGGTGCACCTTCATCTTCTTGGCCACACCCATGAGGTCCATCCACTCCAGCGAAGGCACGAAGTCCCCTATGTTGAACACCCCGGACAGCTGCATTCCCTCCAACACTAGCCTCCTGAACTCTCCGGCGTCCTCCCCACCCTCGAACACCCTTCTCCCTATCAGCACCTTCCCCAGCACGTTCGCGATGCACAAGTGCAGTGTCTCCCCCACACCGACGATCTCCCCTACCTCGCCGGCCCGCGCCAATGACGCCGCCAGGATCCGCACCTCTTTCTCCCTAACGAGCCGGAAGTCGTCGAGCGCCTTGTTAGAGAAGAGGTGGACGGCACAGATCTTCCGCAGGCTCCGCCACTTAGGCCCGTACTCCGCCCACACCATGTCATGTGAGTCATACGCCATGTGCTTCGCCACGGCGTTCGAAGGCCGCGACAGGAAATTGGCGTCGTTG harbors:
- the LOC116257698 gene encoding flavonoid 3'-monooxygenase-like, whose amino-acid sequence is MIEDLIASPIHLIVLLAAVWAVIWYFWPQNSRLPPGPSGWPLIGSLPALGSMPHHSIAELAKRYGPFLSLRLGTTTVVAACSASAAREFLKHNDANFLSRPSNAVAKHMAYDSHDMVWAEYGPKWRSLRKICAVHLFSNKALDDFRLVREKEVRILAASLARAGEVGEIVGVGETLHLCIANVLGKVLIGRRVFEGGEDAGEFRRLVLEGMQLSGVFNIGDFVPSLEWMDLMGVAKKMKVHHRRHDGFMQRIMDEHECSSSVGLQGDFLSVLLRLKDDPVGLDGLNGKLTDIDIKALLTDMFTAGTDTSTSTVEWAIAELIQHPHIQKKVQAELDSIVGRDRLVKESDISNLTYLQATVKETFRLHPSTPLSLPRIASESCQVAGYHIPKGAHLLVNVWAISRDPSIWTDPLKFQPERFLPGSKYEHIDVRGNDFEVIPFGAGRRICPGMSMGIRMVQLMTATLVHGFRWELPAGQPSETLNMDEAYGITLQRAMPLKIHPKPRLAPSAYPA